From the genome of Leptospira saintgironsiae, one region includes:
- a CDS encoding tautomerase family protein translates to MPMIDVYAPNDLFPAEKDRQLGEKLTRAVLRAEGVTEPGPLHLQNTAAYIHKMQASAVQTAADALAKTVRVQVITPPGVLNRNGQKQLVKEITEIVTEISGDPSQASRTWVLLTEAAEGGWGIAGTAFGREEFAALAAKAAVAK, encoded by the coding sequence ATGCCAATGATCGACGTTTATGCACCAAATGATCTTTTTCCTGCGGAGAAGGATCGCCAACTCGGGGAAAAACTAACCCGAGCAGTTTTACGTGCGGAAGGAGTAACGGAACCTGGCCCACTTCATTTACAAAATACCGCCGCTTATATCCATAAAATGCAAGCCTCTGCCGTCCAAACAGCAGCAGATGCTCTAGCGAAAACGGTCCGTGTCCAAGTCATCACTCCCCCAGGTGTATTGAATCGAAACGGACAAAAACAACTTGTGAAAGAAATCACTGAGATCGTTACAGAGATCTCTGGAGATCCAAGCCAGGCCTCTCGGACTTGGGTACTTCTAACTGAGGCTGCAGAAGGTGGATGGGGAATTGCAGGAACTGCTTTCGGTAGGGAAGAATTTGCAGCTCTCGCGGCGAAAGCAGCAGTCGCAAAATAA
- a CDS encoding serine/threonine protein kinase, whose translation MEIPGKEFYNRLDIDSVLSAVEDAGFSVSGHCLALNSLENRVYDVGLEEGGRLVVKFYRPARWTLNQILEEHSFLKELEEGEIPVVAPLPLENGVTVRETKGIYYTIWPLQKGRLVEELDKNNLVQTGRLLARIHNIGASKPSKHRIEYNLKNFGEEPLRFLKENEFLPTHLWKRYEEAANRIFSSFSEASKDMPFHRIHGDCHKGNLIQTADGLCFIDFDDFVTGPAVQDFWMLLPFGDSASEYEREIFLEGYREFREFRQSWFDLVEPLRGLRYIHYSAWIAKRWEDPSFPNAFPHFGTEEYWEKETQDLERLGSDLPVSSEPDARNSIAKTEESELTNKDFFWDMED comes from the coding sequence ATGGAAATCCCAGGGAAAGAATTCTACAACCGGCTCGATATAGATTCCGTTTTATCAGCAGTAGAAGATGCTGGATTTTCAGTTTCCGGACATTGCCTCGCATTAAACAGTTTAGAAAATAGAGTCTATGATGTTGGCTTAGAAGAAGGTGGAAGACTCGTAGTAAAATTCTACCGCCCTGCACGCTGGACTCTTAATCAAATATTAGAAGAACATTCATTTCTAAAAGAGTTAGAAGAAGGAGAGATCCCTGTAGTTGCTCCTTTACCTTTAGAAAACGGAGTCACTGTCCGAGAAACAAAAGGAATTTATTATACGATCTGGCCTCTCCAAAAAGGAAGATTAGTAGAAGAGTTGGACAAAAACAATTTAGTCCAAACAGGAAGACTACTTGCGAGGATCCACAATATCGGGGCCTCTAAACCGTCAAAACATAGGATAGAATATAATCTCAAAAATTTCGGAGAGGAACCGCTACGTTTCCTAAAGGAGAATGAGTTCCTACCAACTCATCTCTGGAAAAGATACGAAGAAGCTGCCAATCGAATTTTTAGCTCATTCTCCGAAGCATCTAAAGACATGCCATTTCATCGTATTCATGGAGATTGTCATAAAGGAAATTTAATACAAACCGCAGACGGACTTTGTTTTATAGACTTTGATGATTTTGTGACCGGGCCCGCAGTCCAAGATTTTTGGATGCTTCTTCCCTTTGGCGATTCGGCGTCGGAGTATGAAAGAGAGATCTTTTTAGAAGGTTATAGAGAGTTCCGTGAATTTCGCCAATCTTGGTTCGATTTGGTCGAACCGCTGCGAGGCTTACGTTATATTCATTATTCTGCATGGATTGCAAAACGTTGGGAAGATCCGTCTTTCCCGAATGCATTTCCTCATTTCGGAACCGAAGAATATTGGGAAAAAGAGACCCAGGACCTGGAACGACTTGGTTCGGATCTTCCTGTATCTTCTGAGCCAGATGCTAGGAACTCCATTGCAAAAACGGAAGAGTCAGAACTAACGAATAAGGACTTTTTCTGGGATATGGAGGATTAA